Within Xiphophorus hellerii strain 12219 chromosome 10, Xiphophorus_hellerii-4.1, whole genome shotgun sequence, the genomic segment TGTTGTGAAACCATTTAATACAATCATATACCAAATGCCACAAATTGACCCATGTCTTATCGCACCAAGTTACTTCAAAAAGTTCTTTGTAGCTTCActaattaatttactttttaaaataacctaagtaaaaataaaaagtaaagtaagaataagtttaaaaacatacttaaaagaaagaaatgctaATTAATTAACATTGATTTCAAAAAGTCTCTTGAAATAAACCTTTGCCAATTTTGCTACCACAACCGCAGGTTTAAACATCTTCAGAATCAAATGTGGACTTTGACCATTTATAAAGtagttttatgaaaaaaaaaaacttactttaATCTTAAATATGGAAGCATTAAAACCTAAGCCAGGACAAAGTAAGTACATGGCACGTCCTGCGGTTCATTCAGTGTCTCAAATGTGACTAACCAGCGCGTGCACTTTTCCTGACACGATGATGACAGCTTGGACGAGACAGGCCAGCACTCAGACATCACAAGTGAGACATTGCATAACTTGGTTTGTCGCAGTGACCTGAGTGGGTTGCTACATGCAGAAGCGCCCCGCCGCTGCAGGACAGAAAAGTGGGACAGCGTGACCTTGCTGCTAATCTGTCTGATCTCCCACCCCTCCTGCTAGTGAGTAACGCACTCCAGGAGATGCTGCGGAGTCCAAAGTAACAGACAGTTTGGGGATATTGGGACATATGGTGATTACATTACCCCTACCCGGGCAATCCTTCACCTGCTGATTTGTGTGGCTACAAATGACCAAAATCTCCATTAAGGATTTCCTGTGTTTCGCGGATTGTGGCTGCAGCCCATACAAAacacccccctccccccccaaaaaaacgagaatttatttttatgaatatgaAGTTACTTTTTGTTGTTGGGACAGTTTCATGTGGGCAgcacagtacaaaaaaaagtttcagggTTATTCTGCTGTAtgagaaataaatctgattatttCTAGTTTGGAGGGAGTGCAGCACAAATCCAGCAAAGATCAtctgttttggggtttttttagcaGAAAGCTTTTGTTATACAGTGTGATAGAGAATTAAGTTGCAACCTTCCAGGACACTTCAACCAAAACTTTTATGgataaagcaaatatttttcatggatggatggaacttCTAGACCGTgagaaaggtaaaaaaaaatgttgggaattacaaatatgttttctatGCTTGTCAAGACctgaaaaatgcttttaatcCAATTCCTATCCCCAAACCTAACCACCCAAACCGCATAGGAACCTGTGAAGAAGGAGGAAGTTACATCAAACAAGCcgagaaaataaataagacatgAGAGGAAGCTTCAAGTGGGCTTCAAGGAGGCGGCCGTCAAAAGCCAGGCGAGTCTGTGACGGTAACAATGCTGCTATTTTTACAAGCAGTAGCAGCCGTGGTGACAGAGAGcaaaagggagaaaagaaaaagcgaGTATGAGAAGGAGCAGAAACAGAGCTGAATGTGATCACCACCCAaagcagattttctgtttttgttttttttttttcaattttagagGACAGAGAGGGAtgttcagaataaaaacaggGACAAGAGACAGACTTTGACCCATTCACCAACCATGACCACCACAGCACTTGAAATGTGGCTAAAAACTGACTGGTTACGCATTGcagaaatatgcactaaacatgGGTGCTTCCTGTTtaggagagaaacaaagtgacaGTCGGACTTATAAAGCGACGTGACATTTGATCTGCATAATGACGCCCCTCCCTTTTGACCTCAACACCCTCCCTCACCCGTCCTTTTACTTTCATCCACCCTCACATCAGTCTCCATAACAAAAGGCCACAGTGATTCAGTACAACAGTTCTCAGTTACTCCCCAGTGACCGCAGCAGAGCCACAATCAAATTcagatttccatttttaaaaatcatgtttttgaaGACACATCATACCAAATTTTTGTTTCTCCTCTCTAATGCATCATTAACAGGCCCCTCTTTAGGTTGCCTTGGACTTTCTCAACTCAACCGCCAAAGGAAGCCAACATCATTGAACCAACAAGTACCAGCAACTCCGATGGTCAGAATGACATATGCCTTGTAGAAAACAGTATGTTTTTTAATGCTCCGGCATATTCAGGAGAATATTTGGACTCTCATTGGGAAAGCAGGATAAAACCCAAAAGCCTATCGTGGCGTGATACCAGTGTGACGATAAACGTGACAAACTAGAATGTCTTGTGCTCGTCGTAAGAAGTGACGTTTTTCCTGCCTTCCAGTCAACGGACTGTGTTATGTGACCCCAATAGTTCTGCCCTGACTACCATTGTCCTGTGGACCTACCACTGAAAGGAGCCCAGGAATAGTGCAAATTGGTTATGGGCCTGTTTTACaatggaaacagacaaaatagtGACGCAAACCACACCAACCCATGCCATACCAACCCGGTTCGACCACACAACATGCTGCCAGAGCTACAATAGGATAGAATAAAAATTTAGTTTACATCTAAGCTTATCcgttttaaaatatgtggcaggaattgaaaactgatgttcgcAGAAACGATGGGACTGAGCTTGAGCAGTTTTTGCAAAGCGAGTGAGAAAATATCCACTTTCCAGATGTGAGGATGTATCATTTAGAGGCTTAAAATGCATGTaagatcagatttttatttgcaaaaaaagacTTCAAATACCATGtcctttcatttcacaattatgaacTACCTTGGTTGGCCTGTcagataaaatcccaacaaaatacactgACATCTCAGGTTGGagtgagacaaaatgtgaaaatgttcaaggtgCGTGAATACTTTGACAGGCTCTGTGGGGTATAATGGTCGACATGcgttatttttaaaacagaatcaTCACAATTAATTCCTAAAAACCTGGGTAGACTGTAACAAGTGAGAAGAGGTAAAGGAAAACCCTTTATTGTAGTACTTAAATCCCAGATGTTTCAAATATCCCATTTTGGGGACTAATGCTAATGCGGAGTTTTCTATTCAGCCATTAGATGTGATGTTATATTTAGATCTTCCCTTGAGGCATATGTGGCTAATGTTGCAATAAGTGTGCATCATCACTCATCAGTTATTGCAaaaattgatataaaataaGAGTAACAGTGCAATGTTGAGCAATGTGCATCTacaggggaaaagaaaaaatcaacaGTAGCTCTTGACTGGAGTCCCCATGATGAGGAACAGTATGAGACGGCTCTCTGTGACGGAGATGCGTGTGATGCACAGAGTCAAGGCTCACTTTGCCTGCCAGAGTCTCTGCATACCCAGAGCTCGAGGCAGGGCTAGAGAAAAGTCTGATGCTCCTCTTCGGATCATTACACCGCCGCCACTAAACAGAGAGATGCTTTGAGTCAACGCTCCCGCCCCCTTCTCTCTGTCTTCGGCCTCTTCAATTTTCTCATCTCACTAGCCTGGGCAGAAATTGCATTCTTCTTTCttacaccaaaaaaaataaataaatgaaaaaaaatactctcTTCACCCTCACTTAACTCCCCATAAAGGGACTTTTATCTTCAACTGCTATGAATTTATGTCTTTAAATATGCTGATAGCTACCCAAGTCTTTTTCGATATTTGTTTTAGCaggtttatttacattttatgtaatatttttaatgaattctATAAACTgtatggagtttttttttaggtcatgTCAGTTGATATTTCAAACTTGAATAAAactcacaataaaataaaaaattatttctcttgtcttttcaaaacataaatacCCAACATTAtataattgcttttatttatagCATAAAAAGCAGCTGTTGTTAATGCTACTGCTGAAGCAAcaaaacatagattttttttttttttaattatgacaaaattatcaaaaacattcatttattttgttggcCTACATGGATTTCAAATTCTCTTGAAAGCTAGGCCTgcaaattctttttatttatttattttttgttcacagCAGGAACGCAGAGCCATCTCTAAGCACCTAGCTAGTATGGTTTGTGGATTTCATTGCGGTGCTGATCCCagtgttggaaaaaaatcaaaaggtcAGCATCTGTTCGAGGGCGGGAGAAGCTGAGCAGGTTCAGTAAAAATGCTGACAAAAGCTCTAATTAGGACTGTAGCCCAGCAGATTACCGCCAAGGTCGTACGCCACATACTTTCAGGAAATATTTAACAACCAGGCCAAGCATCATGACCAAGGATCCTCTCTATTGTGCAGTTTTGAGCTCCAGGTGGGGCAAACTGTGATGCACTTGTGTATTCAGACACCTTTCCGTTGGAATCAGCATCAAGTTCTGTCGAGTCAGACAAACACCACGAACCTCAGCATACAGGGAGCTCCTCACTCTGGCTGCAGTTGTGACCAGGCTCTGACCTGCACGCTGCCTATTCTCCCATACACAACGTGACATGACGTACAAACACTGCTTCATCAGAGCTCGTAACACAACCTGTATTTGCACCCCATCTCCATAGACGGTTCTGTCTGCTACCGTCTGGAATGAGGTAGCATTCTGGAATTCTGATTGACCCAGTCAATCAgaatttccaattttttaatCGATTAGTTTAATTCCTCAAGCTTTTAAAGCACaaatctggagaaaaaaaaaaggttttggccTGAGTTGATGGAATTAATAacatatttctttaataaaatagttgtatttgtttgtttattgtgctatgtaaatgaaactaaattcatttaaatatttcagataatcAAACTTCTATTGATGGACAAAAAAGCTGGGATATCTTTGATATGAAAAGTTGTTTGATCTGAAACCTTTTTGATATGATTTGCCACCTTCAGTGTAAAACGGCATAGTTCATAtttgcattaattttttttaattatttgataaGTATCAAATCTACACTGTCAAAAACAAGCTCCCACATGCACATATATACCTCTGATCACATCACAGAAAATAAACCGATCCGCTTTGTTACGATTTCCCACTTGGTCGTTAAGGCTTTTCCTTCAGAATTTACTGTAAGTCAAATCTGTCACCTGATCACTTCAGTTTATGTCTGTAaaccaaaagaacattttgcaGACTCCTGCAGTTGAAATTCATACAGTATTCCCCAAATGAGTTTTAGTGTCAGTGTGCAATTTCTAGTGAAACAGAAATACTTGAAAACACTGGGCTGCGTctatgaaaataaaagtaagcCTCTCTTTCTGATTGAGGTTATTTCTGCTCACTAGGTGTTTCGGTGCTGCGTCCCTCCTCACCTTGATGGGCTCTAAGCTGAAGCGGATCTTCCTGGACGGGGGCGGGTCCTCCTCAACGGGAAGGCCAGGAATCTCCACGCAGCTGGACTCAGGCTCATAGCGCTCAtcgccctcctcttcctctccctcctcttcctcctcgtcctTCTGGCTTTCCCCGTAATCGTCCCCCATGGTGCTGCAGGTGCTTATGTTTGTGAGGTCACGTTCCGACTTGTCGTCCCTCTGAGTCCTGTCGTCGTTCTCGtcttccttctcctccaccTGCGCCAGCATCTCGTCGGTCTTTGGAGAACTTTTGACCTCTGCAGCATCTTCTCCGTTCTCCACATACCCGTGGAGGTCGCCTGTGCTGTTGAGCCCCTTGGCCCCAGGCAGATTTTCATGTTGGACAATCTCTTTGGCCTCCACACCCACATCCACAACAGTCTTTTCTCTTTGCTCAATGGACTCTCCTACATTACTTGAATGTTCCGCGGTGGGACATTTGCTAGCACTCTTGCCTCCATTGATGCTTTCGGATGGAGGCGTGACCCTTCCTCTAAGGCCCCTGGGCGCCCCCTCTCTGCCCTTCTGATTGCTTATCTCTTCCTCCTGGTGGCCTGATGCAAAGGCACTGACCCTCTTGGTGATTATCTTTGAGTTCAACACCCCCACCTTGGTGCTGACCCCCCTGGAAGGGAGCGGCGGTGTGGAGGAGAGCCGGTGAAGGTTGTTCCGCAGCTCAGCCGCCCTCTCAAACACAGCACTGAGCTGGCTCACCGTAGGGGACACCGCCTCGCTGGTGTCCAGGCTGTCCAGGGACTCTGTGCTGCCGTTAAAGCGAGACACCATGTCCAGCCTGCCATCCTGGAAGGCCGGGGTCTTGTCGGTCTTCAGCAGCACCCGGGTGGTGCTCAGCTTCTCCAGCCTCTCCtgcttctcctgctgctgctgctcgaaGATGCGGCGGGTCTCCTGCAGCTTGGAGTAGCTGGGCGACGAGGCCCGCTGGTGCCCGTTCTCGGCTTTGGGGTCGAACTTGTTGACGCGCTCGGACACGGTGGAGCCGAGCTTCAGCAGCGCGCTGTGGTCCACGTTTTCATTCAAGCTGCCGGCTCTGGGCAGGGACAGCCGCACCGTCCTGGCGCCGTCCTCCGCCTCCACGTCGCCCCCGGTCGTGGTCTGCATCTGCtggaacatgtttttaatgCGGTGCACGTTGGAGCCGTACCTGCGGCCCCGGGGGCCATCCTGCATGTCCCCGTTGGCGGCGCCGTCTTTGACCGGCTTCAGGGCCTGCATCCCCGCCTCGTACGCGTTCCTGTGTGGGGACGGGCTCCTGAGCGTGGAGCTGGTGCTCTTGGATGTGGATTCGGTCTTCATCATGTTCGGTCAGGCGTCGCGACGGATGCTCAGCGACCTCATGTCTCCCTTCCACTCCCCTCCCAAAATCTGTTGTTCCTCCACCCGGCGGCGGATCCCAGCGAGGTGGCGCCCAGCCCGGactaaacacaaacaacagatCGCATCAAAGGCCTGCCTGCATCCGCTGCAATTGTCAGAGAAAGTGAGCACGATGCATCTGTCAATAGCTCGCATGCAGACACGATGCAAACCTAAACCTCCTGGATATCTGCAGTAATCATTCAGATATTTGCACGGGGAGAATAAAGCGGAGATGAGCGGCGGATTTAACACAACTGACGACAGATTGCTTACGTTTAATCCCTTTTTGGAGGCAGCATCATTTTGATCTCTTCATTCTGTGAGCTGCAGATTTCTGGTCCTCCTGTAGCGgcagactgctgctgctgctgctgctgcatgcaGGAGGAAGCTTCCGGGTCATAAGGCCCGCCGGTCAGCTCCGAAATCCCCAAACACAAAGGAGTCAAACGCGGAAGGCCTAAAGTGacacaatctaaaaaaaaaaaaaaaaacacaaatcattgtaaatattaattatgAAAGCCAACAGTTAAATACTTTTATATGTAAATTGCAAGgcaacaagaacattttaatgctGTTTAAATAAGTTCCCTCTCAATGTCAGTGTTGAGTTGCCACCAAATGGAGCCTAAATGGGATCTGTTAGACATTTCTCAAAACATATTATAATTCTGTTTaataattaatgtatttaaatacttttgttgtgtatttatttatttatttatttattttatcttatttttttaaattaattagaaCTTGCTTACTTGTTAGATTGTGGTACTTTTGGTTTTCCATAGAACTGTGAGAGAAAACGTCTCATTTATAGGTCTCTCTTGTAAATGAGACAACGACTCTCAGGGGATATTcctgcataaataaataaaagattaaaagtaaATCAAACACTTAGAAATGGCACCaaggggagggaggagggggcGTCGTAGTAGCTACTGGTTTTACTGCGGCCTCCGcttac encodes:
- the LOC116727222 gene encoding neurabin-2-like, translating into MMKTESTSKSTSSTLRSPSPHRNAYEAGMQALKPVKDGAANGDMQDGPRGRRYGSNVHRIKNMFQQMQTTTGGDVEAEDGARTVRLSLPRAGSLNENVDHSALLKLGSTVSERVNKFDPKAENGHQRASSPSYSKLQETRRIFEQQQQEKQERLEKLSTTRVLLKTDKTPAFQDGRLDMVSRFNGSTESLDSLDTSEAVSPTVSQLSAVFERAAELRNNLHRLSSTPPLPSRGVSTKVGVLNSKIITKRVSAFASGHQEEEISNQKGREGAPRGLRGRVTPPSESINGGKSASKCPTAEHSSNVGESIEQREKTVVDVGVEAKEIVQHENLPGAKGLNSTGDLHGYVENGEDAAEVKSSPKTDEMLAQVEEKEDENDDRTQRDDKSERDLTNISTCSTMGDDYGESQKDEEEEEGEEEEGDERYEPESSCVEIPGLPVEEDPPPSRKIRFSLEPIKVFATYPNEDYDRRNEDVDPMAASAEYELEKRVERLDLFPVELEKDGDGLGISIIGMGAGADMGLEKLGIFVKTVTEGGAAHRDGRIQVNDLIVEVDGTSLVGVTQSFAASVLRNTSGTVKFVIGREKPGEQSEVAQLIQQTLEQERWQREMMEQRYNQYMDEQEGGEYGTDEEEDEDDEASPPYPSAIEVFDLAENEDMSPLETDPEKLAHKYKELQIKHAVTQAEIQQLKRKLHHAEQEKQRWRMDKAQLEQTLQENKERMEKLEGYWMEAQSLCQAVDEHLKETQAQYQALERKYSKAKRLIKEYQQKEIEYLKKETQRCAQVGAEASLLKEESGQLQEQVADLEVRVEELKSEPL